One segment of Candidatus Stygibacter australis DNA contains the following:
- a CDS encoding gamma-glutamyl-gamma-aminobutyrate hydrolase family protein (Members of this family of hydrolases with an active site Cys residue belong to MEROPS family C26.), with protein sequence MILILNTITNEEYRQRFESCVRDYIYPDLPVRDLNLSAETGNLQDYSHLLISGSGLSTVNGSEWESRFFEVISHFVDNHKAILGICYGHQLLAKYLEGPSCVRRSPNPQFGFRRIITSSNELFRDIQSVYSMVAHFDEVTNLGKAFEIIAEDDEGVIQGFQYRDSRIWGLQFHPEYDYFNGLASWERKIRNNPEWIRYYKNTVPSFMSALNNKVIFENFIKL encoded by the coding sequence ATGATTTTAATTTTGAATACTATAACTAATGAGGAATATCGGCAGCGATTCGAAAGCTGTGTGAGAGATTATATATATCCTGATCTACCCGTAAGGGATTTGAATCTGAGTGCTGAAACAGGCAATCTGCAAGACTATAGTCATCTATTAATCAGTGGTTCGGGTTTATCAACCGTAAATGGTAGCGAGTGGGAGTCGAGATTTTTTGAAGTAATAAGTCATTTTGTAGATAATCATAAAGCGATATTAGGCATCTGCTATGGGCATCAGTTATTGGCCAAGTATCTGGAAGGTCCATCCTGCGTGCGCAGATCGCCTAACCCGCAGTTTGGGTTCAGGCGCATCATTACAAGCTCTAATGAGCTTTTTAGAGACATTCAGAGTGTATACAGCATGGTGGCACATTTTGATGAAGTAACAAATCTGGGTAAAGCTTTTGAAATAATTGCAGAAGATGATGAAGGTGTAATCCAGGGCTTTCAGTATCGTGATAGCCGGATATGGGGACTTCAATTTCATCCTGAATATGATTATTTTAATGGATTGGCATCCTGGGAGCGCAAGATCAGAAATAATCCTGAATGGATCAGATATTATAAGAATACCGTACCTTCATTTATGTCAGCACTTAATAACAAAGTAATTTTTGAAAATTTCATTAAATTATAA
- a CDS encoding phosphate acyltransferase, producing MIQNFDEMLDRVKSSPLKTIVIAAAHTASAMDAAIMAYDLKLAKCILVGELNIIKNYLQEKVPETASEYEVIDCGEDLNAAAETSVRLVHEQRADLIMKGLCDSGTLLKAILDKDKGLRTNKIMSDVLAYETPDKIMLMGDGGFIPLPDITDKLSIIANCVQVAHALGNKLPRVAILTHSEMVSLKNQSTVDAAILNVMNKRGQIKGCIVDGPLAFDNAISREAAQIKGIDSEVAGDADILIVPNIEAGNIFGKSITYYCKYRVAHVVLGAKVPVLIASRADSAEIKMLTMALGIITCGVC from the coding sequence ATGATCCAAAATTTTGATGAGATGCTGGATAGAGTGAAAAGCAGTCCTTTAAAAACGATTGTGATCGCTGCTGCTCATACTGCTTCTGCAATGGATGCTGCAATTATGGCATATGATCTTAAGCTGGCTAAATGTATCCTGGTAGGAGAACTGAATATCATCAAGAACTATCTCCAGGAAAAAGTACCAGAGACTGCTTCTGAATATGAAGTTATTGACTGTGGGGAAGATTTGAATGCCGCAGCGGAAACTTCAGTAAGGCTGGTTCATGAGCAAAGAGCGGATTTGATCATGAAGGGTTTGTGCGATTCAGGAACTTTATTGAAAGCAATCCTTGATAAAGATAAGGGACTGAGGACAAATAAGATAATGAGTGATGTACTTGCCTATGAAACTCCAGATAAAATCATGCTGATGGGTGATGGCGGATTTATTCCTCTGCCGGATATTACTGATAAACTTTCCATAATTGCAAATTGTGTTCAGGTTGCACATGCTCTGGGAAACAAATTACCACGGGTAGCAATTCTTACCCATAGTGAAATGGTAAGTTTAAAAAATCAGTCAACTGTGGATGCAGCGATACTTAATGTAATGAACAAACGTGGTCAGATCAAAGGTTGTATTGTTGATGGACCCCTTGCTTTTGATAATGCCATTTCCAGAGAAGCTGCACAGATCAAGGGTATTGATTCTGAAGTTGCTGGAGATGCTGATATTTTAATTGTACCCAACATTGAGGCAGGTAATATTTTCGGTAAAAGTATCACCTATTATTGCAAGTACAGGGTGGCTCATGTAGTATTAGGAGCAAAAGTCCCCGTACTGATCGCATCAAGAGCGGATAGCGCTGAAATTAAGATGCTGACTATGGCTCTAGGGATCATTACCTGCGGTGTCTGTTAG
- a CDS encoding 23S rRNA (pseudouridine(1915)-N(3))-methyltransferase RlmH: protein MSVSILAIGKTKQDYLIQGIDEFQKRLSRYTAVKLIELPDIKTKKSTEEELKFKEAELLLRNIKPNDILIALDERGKMLSSKAFSEFLEKQMRRDLVFCIGGVHGLDKSILTRADFVLSFSRFTFTHQMIRLLLFEQIYRALNILQGGQYHK, encoded by the coding sequence GTGTCTGTTAGTATTCTGGCTATTGGTAAAACAAAGCAGGACTATCTGATACAGGGGATAGATGAATTTCAAAAGAGATTAAGCCGTTATACTGCTGTAAAGCTAATAGAATTGCCTGATATAAAAACAAAAAAATCTACTGAAGAAGAATTAAAATTCAAAGAAGCTGAATTATTATTAAGGAATATAAAACCCAATGATATATTAATTGCTTTGGATGAAAGGGGAAAAATGCTTTCATCCAAAGCATTTTCTGAATTTCTGGAAAAGCAAATGAGACGAGATCTTGTATTTTGTATTGGTGGTGTGCATGGCTTGGACAAATCGATATTAACCAGGGCGGATTTTGTCTTAAGTTTTTCAAGATTTACTTTTACGCATCAAATGATCAGACTATTATTATTTGAACAGATTTACAGGGCTTTAAATATTTTGCAGGGTGGACAATATCACAAATAA
- a CDS encoding putative glycoside hydrolase, whose protein sequence is MMKLISLCFLLLFTLNIFGSNTDSEFRQGMYLRTDIVAGANFDTLLTIAAQSGINNVVFDIKDMKGKLYVKINDCPTLLNKPGDLIVNLPELVSKIHAADMMATARIVAFHNNRAAKVDSSFCPKDSLGNRWIEIPSKGPQWLDPSLVDVQNDLFKLMDVVIKAGVDEIQFDYIRFPTQGNVSKAIFEFQRENDRQLFLDSTYVAKSKMDIIEDFLRKVDKRYKGNKVHFTADIFAIVSWQNQRDIEATGQDIRRMSKYLDVIHPMIYSSHFDNGFGYRQDVHNEPYDIIFKGIKRTTSKLTPGCEVVPYIQANNWLVIYKKEYIAAQVAACREAGAAGYLLWNATLNYQTTLGWLTELNTNQ, encoded by the coding sequence ATGATGAAATTAATATCCCTCTGTTTCTTACTACTTTTTACTCTGAATATATTTGGCTCAAATACAGATTCTGAATTTAGACAAGGTATGTATCTGCGCACAGATATTGTTGCTGGAGCTAATTTTGACACCCTTCTAACCATTGCCGCGCAATCAGGTATCAATAATGTTGTCTTCGATATAAAAGACATGAAAGGCAAATTATATGTTAAAATAAATGACTGCCCTACGTTACTCAATAAGCCAGGGGATTTAATAGTAAACCTTCCTGAGTTAGTAAGTAAAATCCATGCTGCAGATATGATGGCTACTGCCAGGATCGTAGCTTTTCATAATAACCGGGCTGCCAAAGTTGATTCTTCATTCTGTCCAAAAGATAGTCTTGGGAATAGATGGATAGAAATTCCATCCAAAGGTCCTCAATGGCTTGATCCATCTCTGGTTGATGTACAAAATGATTTATTTAAGCTTATGGATGTTGTAATAAAAGCAGGTGTTGATGAAATTCAATTTGACTATATTAGATTTCCAACTCAAGGAAATGTATCTAAAGCAATCTTTGAATTTCAGCGGGAAAATGATCGTCAGTTATTCCTGGACAGCACTTATGTAGCAAAATCGAAGATGGATATCATAGAGGATTTCCTTAGGAAAGTGGATAAGCGATATAAGGGTAACAAGGTACATTTCACTGCCGATATTTTTGCCATTGTGAGTTGGCAGAATCAGCGTGATATTGAAGCGACCGGACAGGATATACGCCGAATGTCAAAGTATCTTGATGTCATTCACCCTATGATCTATTCTTCACATTTTGATAACGGTTTCGGTTATAGACAAGATGTTCACAATGAACCTTATGACATAATTTTTAAAGGCATTAAACGAACTACGAGTAAATTAACTCCAGGATGTGAAGTAGTACCATATATTCAGGCTAATAATTGGCTGGTCATTTATAAAAAGGAATATATTGCTGCTCAGGTTGCTGCCTGTCGAGAAGCTGGAGCCGCCGGATATCTCCTATGGAATGCTACTCTCAATTATCAAACTACTTTAGGTTGGCTGACTGAACTCAATACAAATCAATAG
- a CDS encoding F0F1 ATP synthase subunit epsilon: MEKLKLIIIQPQKIVLETEFDDIIIPGKDGDFGVFYGHTPFISVIRPGVMEIYNDKEVTKYALHDGYVTVENNVVTILCELIERAEEVDKTRAEAAKERAEKRIKSNQSDIDFRRAENALKKAVARITIS, from the coding sequence ATGGAAAAGTTAAAATTAATAATAATCCAACCTCAAAAAATAGTGCTGGAAACAGAATTTGATGACATCATTATCCCCGGCAAAGACGGGGATTTTGGCGTGTTTTATGGTCACACTCCCTTTATTTCTGTGATCAGACCTGGAGTGATGGAAATTTATAATGATAAAGAAGTAACAAAATATGCTCTTCATGATGGTTATGTAACTGTGGAGAATAATGTAGTAACCATACTTTGTGAATTAATTGAAAGAGCCGAAGAAGTTGATAAAACAAGGGCAGAAGCTGCCAAAGAAAGAGCTGAGAAAAGAATAAAAAGCAATCAAAGCGATATAGATTTCCGCCGAGCAGAAAATGCTCTCAAGAAAGCAGTTGCCAGAATTACAATTAGTTAA
- the atpD gene encoding F0F1 ATP synthase subunit beta, giving the protein MKNGRLLQIIGPTVDVEFPQGHLPAIYNALMIKRDDDSELILEVQLHLGENRVRCVAMDSTDGLVRNQEVIDTGKSIEVPVGEKVLGRMLNVVGKAIDGKPEPDTDIRLPIHRQAPAYEDLSTDDEILVTGIKVIDLIEPYSKGGKIGLFGGAGVGKTVIIQELIRNIAVEQSGYSVFAGVGERTREGNDLYLEMIQSGVIEKTALVFGQMNEPPGARQRIGLTGLTIAEYFRDVSKKDVLLFIDNIFRFTQAGSEVSALLGRMPSAVGYQPTLASEMGELQERITSTKDGSITSIQAVYVPADDYTDPAPATTFSHLDATTALSRKIVELGIYPAVDPLDSTSRILDPKIIGDEHYNVARETQRIIQKYRELQDIIAIMGMDELSEEDKLTVNRARKLERFFSQPFFVAEEFTNTPGVYVPLNETIDGFKAIISGDCDKWPEQAFLYAGNLESAEKKAKKMK; this is encoded by the coding sequence ATGAAAAACGGAAGATTATTGCAGATAATAGGTCCCACAGTAGATGTGGAATTTCCACAGGGACATCTGCCGGCGATCTATAATGCTTTAATGATAAAAAGAGACGACGATTCTGAACTGATCTTGGAAGTACAGTTACATCTGGGAGAGAATAGAGTCAGATGTGTTGCCATGGATTCTACAGATGGACTGGTAAGAAATCAGGAAGTGATCGATACTGGTAAATCAATTGAAGTTCCTGTTGGTGAAAAAGTATTAGGCAGAATGCTGAATGTGGTTGGTAAAGCCATTGATGGTAAACCGGAACCCGATACTGATATAAGATTACCTATTCACAGACAGGCTCCAGCCTATGAAGACCTTTCTACTGATGATGAAATTCTGGTTACCGGGATCAAGGTTATTGATCTTATTGAACCCTATTCCAAGGGTGGTAAAATTGGTCTTTTTGGCGGTGCTGGTGTTGGTAAAACTGTAATTATCCAGGAATTGATCCGTAATATTGCTGTTGAGCAGAGTGGATACTCAGTTTTTGCCGGTGTGGGTGAGAGAACCAGAGAGGGAAATGACCTTTATCTGGAAATGATCCAGTCGGGTGTGATTGAAAAGACAGCTTTGGTGTTTGGACAAATGAATGAACCTCCAGGAGCCCGTCAACGTATAGGTTTAACTGGTTTGACAATTGCCGAATACTTCCGTGACGTATCCAAGAAAGATGTACTCTTATTTATTGATAATATATTCCGTTTTACTCAAGCAGGTTCAGAAGTTTCAGCATTATTGGGAAGAATGCCTTCAGCGGTTGGATATCAGCCCACATTAGCCTCAGAAATGGGCGAACTCCAGGAAAGAATAACTTCTACCAAGGATGGATCAATAACGTCTATTCAGGCTGTTTATGTGCCTGCTGATGATTATACTGATCCTGCTCCAGCTACCACATTCTCTCATCTGGATGCCACTACAGCACTTTCCCGTAAAATCGTGGAACTGGGTATTTATCCTGCTGTTGATCCTCTGGATAGTACCAGTAGGATTCTTGATCCTAAGATCATCGGTGATGAGCATTATAATGTTGCACGTGAAACACAAAGAATAATTCAGAAATATCGTGAACTTCAGGATATTATTGCTATTATGGGTATGGATGAATTATCAGAAGAGGATAAACTGACCGTAAACCGCGCACGTAAGCTGGAAAGATTCTTCTCACAACCCTTCTTTGTAGCTGAAGAATTCACTAATACTCCTGGTGTATATGTGCCTTTAAATGAAACAATAGACGGATTTAAGGCAATAATATCAGGAGACTGTGATAAATGGCCAGAACAGGCTTTTCTTTATGCTGGAAATCTGGAATCTGCTGAAAAGAAAGCCAAAAAAATGAAATAA
- the atpG gene encoding ATP synthase F1 subunit gamma yields the protein MGNIRDIKSRIDSIRNTRQITNAMKMVAAAKLRKAQNGIIKARPYADNINRMLATVKYKTQETDQRIFKQPKPDAKTALVVVTADRGLCGSFNSFVIKAAVQYLKDHPKTDLFCIGKKGTDIFKKRDVKMLKSYTGLFNEMNFSVSTEIASDLKQQFFQKEYDQVEVIYNEFKSIMQQNVIHKQVLPIPDSEELEGVSLLDFIYEPGEEEVIEELTNKYINVEIWRILLESSAAEQGARMTAMDSATDNATDLIQSLTLQYNMVRQAAITNEIIEIASGAEAQNQ from the coding sequence ATGGGTAATATCCGTGATATAAAAAGTAGAATTGACAGTATAAGAAATACACGTCAAATCACTAATGCAATGAAGATGGTTGCAGCTGCTAAATTACGTAAGGCCCAAAATGGCATCATTAAAGCCAGGCCTTATGCTGATAATATTAATCGAATGCTGGCAACCGTTAAATATAAGACCCAAGAGACTGATCAAAGGATATTCAAACAACCAAAACCTGATGCTAAAACAGCATTAGTTGTGGTCACTGCTGATCGAGGACTTTGCGGATCCTTTAATTCATTTGTGATCAAAGCAGCTGTCCAGTATTTAAAAGATCATCCTAAAACAGACCTTTTCTGTATAGGTAAAAAGGGCACTGATATTTTTAAAAAGAGAGATGTTAAAATGCTGAAGTCTTATACTGGCCTCTTTAATGAGATGAATTTCAGTGTTTCAACTGAGATAGCCAGTGATCTCAAACAGCAGTTTTTTCAGAAAGAATACGATCAGGTAGAAGTGATTTATAATGAATTCAAAAGTATTATGCAGCAGAATGTGATCCACAAACAGGTACTGCCAATCCCAGATAGTGAAGAATTGGAAGGCGTATCGCTGCTTGACTTTATATATGAACCTGGTGAAGAAGAAGTGATCGAGGAATTAACAAATAAGTATATTAATGTGGAAATCTGGCGTATCCTGCTGGAATCTTCTGCTGCGGAACAGGGAGCTAGAATGACCGCTATGGATAGTGCCACAGATAATGCCACTGACCTGATACAATCACTTACTTTGCAATACAATATGGTCCGTCAGGCTGCTATAACAAATGAAATTATTGAGATTGCTTCTGGTGCAGAAGCCCAAAATCAATGA
- the atpA gene encoding F0F1 ATP synthase subunit alpha: protein MKIQPDEISSIIKEKISSFKFEIDIAETGKVIQVGDGIAQVHGLNNVMTSEMLEFPNGVMGMALNLEETNVGCILFGETSKVKEGDIVRRTNKILQIPVGEALLGRVVNALGEPIDGKGDIVSEISQPIERKALGVIQRQPVKEALQTGIKAIDSMIPIGRGQRELIIGDRQTGKTAIAIDTIINQRDSDVYCIYVAIGQKKSSVAKIVKKLQENNAMEYTIVVSTSASDPASMNYIAPYSGCTIGEYFRDKGKHALIIYDDLSKHAVAYREISLLLRRPPGREAYPGDVFYLHSRLLERASKLNDELGGGSLTALPIIETQAEDISAYIPTNVISITDGQIYLSSKLFHSGQRPAINAGLSVSRVGGSAQIKAMRAVVKQLRLDLAQFTELQAFAKFGSDLDKATMAQLRRGERLQEILKQGQYQPIDVSKQVFIIFMANQGYLDDIDLSKINHLEEDLFTTLDLQHKDFLKELIKSTITEEMTEKMKEICENIKAKF from the coding sequence ATGAAAATCCAACCTGATGAAATAAGCTCGATAATTAAGGAAAAGATAAGTTCTTTTAAATTCGAGATTGACATCGCTGAGACAGGAAAAGTTATCCAGGTGGGTGACGGTATTGCCCAGGTGCATGGTTTAAATAATGTGATGACCAGTGAAATGCTGGAATTCCCTAATGGCGTTATGGGCATGGCACTTAATCTGGAAGAAACCAATGTGGGCTGCATTCTTTTTGGTGAAACCAGTAAAGTTAAGGAAGGGGATATTGTCCGCAGAACTAATAAGATTTTGCAGATCCCCGTAGGAGAAGCCCTCCTGGGAAGAGTCGTGAATGCTTTAGGAGAACCTATTGATGGCAAGGGTGATATCGTATCAGAAATCAGTCAGCCTATTGAACGAAAGGCACTGGGAGTTATCCAGCGTCAGCCGGTAAAAGAAGCACTGCAGACTGGAATTAAAGCTATTGATTCCATGATCCCTATAGGCAGAGGTCAGCGTGAATTGATCATTGGTGACCGTCAAACCGGTAAAACAGCAATTGCTATAGATACTATTATAAACCAGAGAGATAGCGATGTTTACTGCATTTATGTTGCTATTGGACAAAAGAAATCATCAGTAGCAAAGATAGTAAAGAAATTGCAGGAAAATAATGCCATGGAATACACTATTGTGGTTAGTACTTCAGCTTCTGATCCGGCCTCTATGAATTACATCGCGCCATATTCAGGCTGCACAATTGGTGAATATTTCAGAGATAAGGGCAAGCACGCCTTGATCATTTATGATGACCTTTCCAAGCATGCTGTGGCATATAGAGAAATATCTCTGCTGCTGCGCAGACCTCCAGGAAGAGAAGCATATCCAGGTGATGTATTTTATCTGCATTCACGCCTGCTGGAAAGAGCTTCCAAGCTGAATGATGAATTAGGTGGCGGTTCCTTAACTGCCTTGCCGATCATAGAAACACAGGCGGAAGATATTTCTGCTTATATTCCTACTAATGTGATCTCAATTACTGACGGACAGATATATTTGAGCAGTAAATTATTCCATTCAGGTCAAAGACCAGCCATTAATGCAGGACTTTCTGTATCTCGAGTGGGTGGTAGTGCTCAAATCAAAGCAATGCGAGCAGTAGTAAAGCAATTACGTCTTGATCTGGCACAATTCACAGAATTGCAGGCATTTGCCAAGTTTGGCAGTGATCTTGATAAGGCAACAATGGCTCAGTTAAGGCGTGGTGAAAGACTTCAGGAAATTCTCAAACAGGGACAGTATCAACCAATTGACGTTTCAAAGCAGGTATTTATTATCTTTATGGCAAATCAGGGATATCTGGATGATATTGATTTAAGCAAAATTAACCATTTGGAAGAGGACCTCTTCACTACTCTTGACCTGCAGCATAAAGATTTCTTGAAAGAACTCATCAAAAGTACTATTACAGAAGAGATGACGGAAAAGATGAAAGAAATCTGTGAAAATATTAAAGCGAAATTTTAG
- a CDS encoding F0F1 ATP synthase subunit delta — protein MNDLLIIKKYAKSVAEVIEHEEYHICLNDAENLKALFIEQPELIEILKTSLVSKEQKTLLIREVIDNLHFSEMWEKLFFLLIHHNRFHKIVNILKELENEVYKKQNALVVSLKLAHKQDKSTTDKIIAYLEGIYKKEVIADIEYDPELLGGFYAESETMIVDGSLKNNLKIFVTKKQPKQV, from the coding sequence TTGAATGACTTATTAATTATCAAGAAATATGCTAAATCAGTTGCAGAAGTTATAGAGCATGAAGAATATCACATCTGCCTGAACGATGCTGAAAACTTGAAAGCACTCTTTATTGAGCAACCGGAACTAATTGAAATATTAAAAACCAGCCTTGTTAGTAAGGAGCAAAAAACTCTTCTCATCCGAGAGGTTATTGATAATCTGCATTTTAGTGAGATGTGGGAAAAGCTGTTTTTTCTGCTGATCCATCACAACCGATTCCATAAGATAGTAAATATTCTCAAAGAATTAGAGAATGAAGTCTATAAAAAGCAGAATGCTCTGGTAGTAAGTTTGAAGCTGGCACACAAGCAGGATAAATCCACTACTGATAAGATAATAGCTTATTTAGAGGGGATCTATAAAAAAGAAGTAATTGCTGATATCGAGTATGATCCAGAGCTGCTGGGTGGTTTTTATGCAGAATCTGAAACTATGATCGTGGATGGATCACTCAAGAATAATTTAAAAATCTTTGTAACAAAAAAACAACCAAAACAGGTATAA
- the atpF gene encoding F0F1 ATP synthase subunit B codes for MISIDYSMIIVILNFILLLIVLNKLLFKPLKQYLTERQKSVQQEIDQAKDKHKSADELLQQRDEELKKSSEDIRQLTHKAKKEAELKADDILLEAKERKKHIMQETEEQLTHKQKVAQQQIEQDIAVLVSDLTAKLLNKKVDNKHDKELIEAIIKEGE; via the coding sequence ATGATCAGTATTGATTATTCGATGATAATCGTAATTCTGAATTTTATTCTTCTGCTGATAGTTCTTAATAAACTGCTTTTCAAGCCTTTGAAGCAGTATTTGACAGAAAGACAGAAAAGTGTCCAGCAGGAAATAGATCAGGCAAAAGATAAGCATAAATCTGCCGATGAATTACTGCAACAGAGAGATGAAGAGCTCAAAAAATCTTCTGAAGATATCAGACAGCTTACTCATAAAGCAAAGAAGGAAGCTGAGCTGAAAGCAGACGACATCTTATTGGAAGCCAAAGAAAGAAAAAAGCATATAATGCAGGAAACTGAAGAGCAATTGACTCATAAGCAGAAAGTAGCTCAGCAGCAGATAGAGCAGGATATTGCTGTTTTAGTGTCTGATCTAACAGCTAAATTGCTCAATAAAAAAGTCGATAATAAGCATGATAAGGAATTGATTGAGGCGATCATCAAAGAAGGTGAATAG
- the atpE gene encoding ATP synthase F0 subunit C, which produces MDQLARAAALLGAGIAMGIGALGPGIGEGFVAGKACEGIARAPEHASLITRTMLVGQAVSESTGIYSLVIALLLIFST; this is translated from the coding sequence ATGGATCAATTAGCAAGAGCCGCTGCTCTTTTAGGTGCAGGTATCGCTATGGGAATAGGAGCACTGGGTCCTGGTATCGGTGAAGGTTTTGTGGCAGGAAAAGCCTGTGAAGGTATTGCCAGAGCCCCCGAACACGCCAGCTTGATAACCAGAACAATGCTTGTAGGTCAGGCTGTATCAGAATCTACGGGAATTTATTCTCTGGTAATCGCATTACTGCTCATCTTCTCAACCTGA
- the atpE gene encoding ATP synthase F0 subunit C codes for METIQIAAFLGAALSVGIASITCGIGVGYIASAASYGIMRQPDSHDKLFRAMFIGQAVTETGGIFSLVIALLLMFGGFDVVEGGWFRFSALLSAGIAVGIGSLGPVTGAGYAGGQACHAISRMPRQSNSILGYMLIGQALAQTSSIFALLVSLLLLYSTPLQDSIPNLSAGHILLRSVAYLGAGLAIGIGTIGPGAGIGNVAGKGCRMVGKFPGQKSHIMRTMFLGAAVSQSTAIYALVVSFLLIFSVK; via the coding sequence ATGGAAACGATTCAAATAGCTGCCTTTCTGGGAGCTGCACTCAGCGTAGGCATAGCCTCTATAACTTGCGGGATCGGTGTCGGATATATCGCCAGCGCTGCTTCTTATGGTATTATGAGACAACCAGATTCACATGATAAATTATTTAGAGCAATGTTCATAGGACAGGCAGTTACAGAGACAGGTGGAATTTTCTCCCTGGTTATAGCCCTTTTGCTTATGTTTGGTGGATTTGATGTTGTTGAAGGTGGCTGGTTCAGATTTTCTGCCTTATTATCAGCAGGAATTGCCGTGGGAATTGGTTCTCTGGGACCAGTTACCGGAGCAGGATACGCTGGGGGACAGGCATGTCATGCTATAAGTAGAATGCCTCGGCAATCAAATTCCATTCTTGGATATATGCTGATCGGTCAGGCCTTAGCTCAGACTTCCAGTATATTTGCTCTGCTTGTTAGCCTATTATTATTATATTCTACACCATTACAGGACAGTATCCCCAATCTTAGTGCGGGACATATCCTTTTGAGATCAGTAGCATACTTAGGTGCCGGACTGGCAATTGGTATTGGAACTATTGGACCTGGTGCTGGTATCGGTAATGTGGCAGGAAAGGGCTGCAGAATGGTGGGCAAATTCCCGGGTCAAAAATCACATATTATGAGAACTATGTTCCTGGGTGCTGCAGTATCACAATCAACTGCTATCTATGCGCTGGTAGTATCATTTTTATTAATTTTTTCGGTGAAATAG